The genome window TTCACCTGTTTGCACAGAAGGATCAACAATTCCGAAGAACATCAAATAACACATTACTATTCCACCCTAAGTGATCTGATCTGCAACAAAAATCCAAACTTTTCCTCTTTTTCCTCTGACTGCTAACATAGCACAACACTTACAGCAGCCATATCATCGGTGAAGTAGACGTCGTGTTTCCCCTTCAGATAAGGGAAGGGATCCGACAACCACAACATATCCACATCATTGTACATCACACTGTATCCCAACTCCAGAATGTGTAGCAAATGGCGAGGCCTGCGGGATGTAAAATTGAAGAACCCCTGTCGAGCAACTCAATCCTCAGTAACATTGCAGCAACATCAGCAGTGGAGAATTGGAGACACGATCTGTGGAAGCAACAATGAGACATCCAGACGAGCACCTGAGATCCAAACTTATGGGCGGTCTGGGAGTCGGGAGCGGGCGGGACAAGGACGGCGTGTCCAGGCCACCTCCGGTTGACCTCGTACAGCGTGGCGTAGTCCTCTGCGATGACGATCACCTGGTCCTGGCGTTTCTGCCGGGCGACGCTGATGAGCCAGTTGTTCAAGAAGGGTAGGTAGGGCCGGCTGACGGCGCAGACGACGACGGTGCCGTTCCGGGCGGCGAAGGCCGCGGCCTGAGCCAAAGTGTAGTCTTTCCACCGGGAGAGGGATCCGTGGGAGGCGCCgaggtgggaggaggaggaggaggagaagagggcggCCATGGGGCCGGACCAGGGGAGGAAGACgccgaggaggacgaggagggagAGGACGGCGAGGAGGCCGGCGCGGCCAAGGAGGAAGGACGACATGGGGCGGTGCGGCATGCCGTAGACAGCAGCGCGGGGCGAGAGCGGGTAGTTATCGACCGAAGGCGGCGGtggcggctgcggctgctgctgctgcctcaggTGCAGAGACATCACCAGGAAGCAATTGCTCGTTGTGTTCAGGGAAGAGGAAGAGATCTGCTCCACCGACTGAGATTTCGGTGATGACACCGGAGGAGTAGTAGAACCCAACCAATGGTGGGACCTTTTTCTTGTCGATTTGTCATAAAAGCCCCTGTAGTAGTAAAATTACTAAAATGGACTCCTTTCTCAAACTATCAGTAACAGCTCTCTTTTTGTTCAAATCCATACTTAGCTCCAATCAATGTTTTGTCAGTATTAATtccaatatattatatatgtatcctTTAAATATTAAGTTGTCTCAGTAATTGACTTCCAACCAAAAAATACAGATTATTCAATTTAATTATGATTACATTGGTTTTATCTAAATTAAAGAAGTCATACAAATACTAAATACATAGAATATCTCTACTTTTTGGTATAATTTGTATTAGAGTTTCATCTAACAGTTAACTTATAATAATAGCTAATGGACTACAAAGGCAAATATGTAAATTTGTAGATTTAAAGGGATATATATGTTAAATCACTTGCTTACCCAACCCGACCCAAACCAACGTGTTCATGACGAAAACCGGCTCGAGTTGAACCGGTCGAGCGAGTTTGCATCAACCAAAACCCTCGTTTCGATCGGCGGCTTTCGATGTGTGAGTTGTGTTCTAATCTGTTCTCCGCCTGTGCTTGTTGTCGTTGGTGGTGGAGATAGGGAGAGATGGGCCGAAGGATTCTGAACGATGCGCTCCGCACGATAGTGAACGCGGAGAGGAGGGGGAAGGCCACCGCCACCCTCCAGCCCATTTCCTCCGTCATCGTCTCCTTCCTGAGGATCATGAAAGATCGAGGTCGCTCCTCTCTCTTCTCTTGCTCTCTCGCTCTTGGGTGTTTTTCCCATTCATGCTTCATCCTCGTTGGATTTCTTGGGTTcgcaattttttgtttttttcttggaaATGCTTCAAAGTTGGCTTCTTTTTTGCTCCCTTAaataaaaatgtattttttttccttttataatcAGAGTTTGCTTATTCTGCGTTTGTTATCGAGTGTGAATGGATTATTCGACGAGTCAAGGCTATTCATTtagaattttaaactatttcagtaGGTGCTGGAGGAGATAAAAGGAAAGTAAGAGGCTCAAGTGAAAGACAAAATAAGTCTCTTTTTTTCCATTCAGGTTTATAGCAGAGAAAATAAAGAAGTAAAAAAAAGATTTACCTTCTTTCTTGTGTATCTAGATCTTTTGACTTATGGATGATAATGAAATATGAATTGTGAGAAAAATTTAGTTGATGTTGCAAATTGTTGAAATCATTCTTCTTGAGCCATGTTAGATATCTGACGTGAGATATCATTTGGTAGCATTTGTATTATTTCACTTGCATTCTTTGTATTACATAAGCTAGTTTTTTTGCCTTTAGAAAAGGGAATTGttcttatcaaaatataatatctaTTTAGGAGGCCGATAAAATATTTTGCAGGATATATTAAAGACTTTCAGGTTTTTGATCCACATAGAGTGGGAAGGATCACTGTGGAACTGCAAGGAAGGATAAATGATTGCAAAGCCCTTACATACAGACAGGACCTCAAGTCTAGAAACATAGAAGACTACAGATTGCGCATGCTTCCGACACGCCAGGTCTGTTTTTCCTCACATATCTGCCCTGTAAATAGTAAATATAGTTCATAACTTATTATGCAGGTCCTTTCATATGATAATATTTAAAACTTAAGGTGTTTAGTTTCTTATCATGTAATCTAATCTGCAAAACTTTTCTATCTGGCACTTGAATCATTTCAGTGAATTTTATGCTTGGCCTGTAATGAAGAATTAGATCTACAAAGAAACACATAACAGAACAAATAGCAGAGAACTGCAGGAGGCCTATGATTTCTAGCAAAGTGCTACTACTCTTTGTTCTCTTATTTATTCTCTATATCCTTTCCTCTTTTTTGAAAGTGACAGCAAACAATTAATATAGCAACAATTAGGGCAAATAGTATATGATGGCTGAACAAAAAAACACAATAGTAGCGATGTCTTCTTTGTTTCATGTTCATAATCACAAGTTTCTTCGTTTTTCCTTTCTTCATAATGGATTTCTTTCAGATCCCCCTTATtgcatctcttcttctttttcttcctctggcATTGACAAATTGTCTAGCATTGGCCAAATCTAGCCAACTCCTCTTTTTTTTCCCAGAAGGAATCAAATCACTCCATTCCACAGCTAGGGAATCAAAAACAATATAAGAGTTTGTACAAAAAATCTGTTGGGAAGTCAGATTCCCAACTCAAGTAAGAAGGCCTAGACCTACCAAAGTTAGCCAAAAATTGAGCAGCATCATTGAGCCTCCTAGGGAAGTAACTCCAGTTAATATAGGAAAAGGAGTTAGACAAAAATAACACGCCTTGGAGTATGGAGTGAATGGACCAAGAAATATGTGTTTATCTCTTGATCCATGAAATCACATGCTGAGAATCATAACACATCTTGGAGGATGGTGCGGATGGACCAAGGAAACTGTGTTGATTTCTTGATCCATCAAAAGGCTTGCTGAGAATCAGATCAGACTAGTAGAGCTGAACTCCTTCCTGTTAGCCAACTCCAGTCATCTTAATCAAATCTAGCTGATTTTGATCAAATTCTACCTATAAAACCAAGAGACCAATCAAAATTAGGCCGGCCTAAGATAGCAATATAAGTTGAGTGCATTGTGTTGAAATCTGACAAACTGTGAACTATACTTTGGATTTCCATTTGTTAGGTATCTAATGTTTTCTAAATGTGTTCATCCGTTCTCTTACAATGTTGCGCATATGTTTCTTTTCCCAGCAAGTTCTAATTTACTATAGAAAAATTGTTATGCTTTGTACTTAACCATACTATAGCTTTTCGAGTCATTGGGATTATTTTGGCACAgttatataatgaaaatacaagatGCTTGCTTGTTCATTTGCTTTAGACAGCCTGAAATTTTGAGTTGATGTTACTGCTTTCGAAGAACTCTAGTCTAAGGTGCAACCTTTTCTCCTCCATAGTATAATGAATACATTGAGATGCAAAAAAATGTTGTTGGATTCAACCTACAAATTCTGGTAGCCCAAATCTATGGTTAGTAAGACATATCTTTCTCCGGAAGAGTAATATGATATAGATCAGAACTAAAACTCCACAAAATTCAAATATCATATACCAAAATTTCCTTATTGATATGTACTGTTTTTCCTTTTTAGCTATAAAGGATGATCAGCGATGTTGACTTATTTTATTCATTTGCAGTGGGGATATGTTGTAATCACAACACCTAATGGTGTCTTGGATCATGAGGAAGCTATCAGGCAGAATGTTGGCGGTCAGGTTCTTGGTTATTTTCATTGACATATTGTAGACGTCACATTTCTGAGCTATTAATCACCTCAAATATGTTGGTTCTCCAGTTATTTGTTTTTTTCTTCAGCATCTGACAGAGGGACTGAGCTTGTAGTGTTTTAAGATTTCAACTTTCCTCGGTCATGTACAATAATTTTCTCTCTACTGAATGAGACTTTCTTTTCCTTGTTGTGACAAATGAAAGCTGGACTATTGTGGGGCAACCATTAGGTTTTGTTTTTCCCTGTTGATGGGATGACCCACAGAGCATGTAAATTATAGTAAAGCTGTTTCAACCAGATTCTTATAGGTATCTATCTATTGGTTATGATAAAAAAACTTTTAGAGTAGATTAGGATACATAATGACATGTAGGAACCTACGTCCATGAAGAGAAGCACTACTGTTCATATCTAGCCGCAGCTGCACCTCACATTCACCCTGAAATAGCTATCAAAATGTAATAGTTTGAGAAAATATTAATATTGCCTTTAGTATTTAGCCAAATGCACCAAACACTATAGAGTAAACATTTCTTTATTAAACATCCAGTGTTTTCAATAGATGCTCTGGTGAGGCGAGGTCCAAGCGCTTTGCATAGCTTTCGAGTGACGTGCTTCACTGATGTGCTGGCTGGGTGTTCACTTGAACTAACTAAACCTTCACACTAATCACCCCCTCGTCGCGTCATACTCAACCTAGTGAAATCCTAAACCTTACCTCATCACCCAACCCACCTGTGGTCCGTCACTTAGTGTGCCTTCGTGCACAATTCCCTCTGTCATCGACGCCATCGTCCAAAGTTTTCATTGTCGACGTCGCCTTCGTCCGAAGCTTC of Musa acuminata AAA Group cultivar baxijiao chromosome BXJ2-3, Cavendish_Baxijiao_AAA, whole genome shotgun sequence contains these proteins:
- the LOC103979316 gene encoding UDP-D-xylose:L-fucose alpha-1,3-D-xylosyltransferase MGP4, yielding MSLHLRQQQQPQPPPPPSVDNYPLSPRAAVYGMPHRPMSSFLLGRAGLLAVLSLLVLLGVFLPWSGPMAALFSSSSSSHLGASHGSLSRWKDYTLAQAAAFAARNGTVVVCAVSRPYLPFLNNWLISVARQKRQDQVIVIAEDYATLYEVNRRWPGHAVLVPPAPDSQTAHKFGSQGFFNFTSRRPRHLLHILELGYSVMYNDVDMLWLSDPFPYLKGKHDVYFTDDMAAVKPLNHPHDLPPPGKKGRTYICSCMIFLRPTRGAKEVMRSWIEELQNQPWSVKRKSNDQPAFNWALNKTAGQVDLYLLPQAAFPSGGLYFKNESWVKETKGMNVIIHNNYITGFDKKIKRFKDYGLWLVDDHSHESPLGQI
- the LOC135584512 gene encoding small ribosomal subunit protein uS8my-like isoform X1; its protein translation is MGRRILNDALRTIVNAERRGKATATLQPISSVIVSFLRIMKDRGYIKDFQVFDPHRVGRITVELQGRINDCKALTYRQDLKSRNIEDYRLRMLPTRQWGYVVITTPNGVLDHEEAIRQNVGGQVLGYFH
- the LOC135584512 gene encoding small ribosomal subunit protein uS8my-like isoform X2, translated to MGRRILNDALRTIVNAERRGKATATLQPISSVIVSFLRIMKDRDFQVFDPHRVGRITVELQGRINDCKALTYRQDLKSRNIEDYRLRMLPTRQWGYVVITTPNGVLDHEEAIRQNVGGQVLGYFH